CCAATTATGTACTGTGCAATAAATgtggaaaaataaacaaataacttACAGAAATATTTTCAATAAttctttgtatttattttacctttatttaactaggcaagtcagttaagaacaaattcttattttcaatgacggcctaggaacagtaggttaactgtctggtggcagagcgacagatttgtaccttgtcagctccggggtttgactttccggttactagaccaacgctctaaccactaggctaccctgccgccccaggcgtATGATAAGTAGTATCAAATATATCGATAGTTATGCAAATTACTTATCATTTTCGCCCTAGTTATTATTTTAGAAAGTATATAGGAAAGGACTCTAATTCTAAAGGATTCCAAAAATCCGTGACCAGGAAGTGCGTAGTTATTTTTGCCCGCTTCACAGCGGTGTCATgcagcgttcaaaacaactggaaactttgACAAATACAgatcaaatcatgacgtcagtgttCTTCAGGTCGGAGTTTATGCCACGTTCAAACCAACTGGGAGTTCGGAACTCGGTCCCAGAAATCTCAGACTTCCTAGTTTTCAAAACAACAGAACtcggaatatttttttttatttgaatggtTATcgaactcggaattccaactcgaACTCGGGCCTTTTTCTtgagctccgactttccgacctgaagataactgacgtcatgattttacCTCGTATTTTTTCGAGTTCCCAGTCGTTTTGCACGCGGCACTAGAAAGAAGCACTAGTTCCGGCGTTGGAATTCCGAGCTCGTTTTTCCTCGAGATCCCAGTTGGTTTGAACGCGGCAGTAGTGAGCTAGCTGGAGGAAGGAACGGTCACTCAGCCCACTATGGCGGAGGTAAATTGCGTTCACATTTGTGTTTTAACTGTGTGTATTGAGACATTTACAACTATATTATAAGCCGTGTCTGACAAAATCAGATATCACCATTTGGTGGCTGCCTGTGGTGTGGTGCTTGGTCTACTAGCCTAGCAAACTAGgtacgttagctaacgttagttagctctctgcctgtccagggcccggtttccaAAAAACATCTTAAGGCCCATAACGTTAGTCTGTCGGAAGCAGAGATATGTAACGTTAACTAACTAGCTTTTCCCATTAACCCAATAACTAGAATTCTGATGGATTCAAGTGATCCCATGAGATGTTTTTTCAAGTCATGCTTTCCTCACTTAATTCATGCTTTACCCCACCCAGACGCACAGCTTGCAGGAGCTGCAGCAACAAGCAGCTGTCGCCTCCAAAGTGTATGTCCAGAGGGACTACAACTCGGGTAAAATCTGCAAGTTCCAGACCAAGTTCCCCTCAGAGCTGGAGTCCAGGGTATGATAACGCACCAGTGCTGAGCGATTTGtgctttttttttaaaaggtcGTTTCGGTTCGATTATATACAAATAAACACGGTTTTTGATTGTTAttctttttttaaaacattacatgCACTATACATTGTGGGTTGAATGCGggaacacagaataaaacaattcatAAGTCACATGATGGTATAGAtggcccattactgcttatcacctATTAACCATTTATTCACAACTTTAATcaaatatttcagttttgtatattacatttattttatagagctgatgcctatgctgtctgactatttTATAAATACTAGATAGTTCATCCATAtatatctaatgttagctaaatgtagtaatgaattAATTGGCTTcatttctttaaattgacaattctgtgaactgtcttgtgcaagttttccaTGGACACAATatctgttagcaaaggtgtcggCTAGAGATggcgtgatgtctactttgataCTAAGTAGCATTTTCAAATCTGAGAGTAAGTAGAGACAAATATATTGATTAATGTCACCTTGTCCAagtgagatttacatggttatcaaaacgtcacaccagggtaagcctacacgaaacacagcccttatttgaagtgtttcaaAAATACCCTATGGGGGAAAATGAATGGGGGGGAAAACGAGTGGAAACCATTTCCAtatttgaccactaggttttatgggtattatgacacctccactctTTTTATCACCTCACAATCTCACACCCTTCTCTCTTCGTAGCAGGCTTAAAACAAACAGACCAGTCAAGTAGATGCACAATGGATTATTggccacattttatgcactaaaCTATAAAATATTACTGTTGGAAACagcaactccctactacattgcacagttcaggctggatctgatttatctctagagaaactgtgtGATGTGCGCATTGAACTCAATGGAAAAacaaatggaattcaaataattgaaccgatgccggtcaattagttgttttaaAAAATGGAAAAATACCTGAAATTccggttaatcgctcagcactttATTAACATACATGCACACAGAGGTACTTAGAAATGAATTGGTTTCTTTAAGATTGTGTACAATGTTCACCCTTATTAGCACCTGAATTAGGCCCAATGTATGGATACAACTAGCTACTCACCTGTTTCCTTTTCAAAGGTGTGAATTTGGCCATGCAGACCTTTTTAATGAGGGGTTGGTGGGCATTATTTTTTCAGGTTGATAAGCAGCAGTTTGAGGAGACGATGCAGACACTTAACAACCTTTACGCCGAGGCTGAGAAAATTGGTGGCAAGTCTTACCTGGAGGGCTGTTTGGCCTGCATGACCGCCTACACAATCTTCCTCTGTATGGAGACCCACTATGAGAAAGTAGGTCCCTAAGTCTTTTACTTTATTGTCCCTTTAGGGAAATTTTGTTGCAGTATCATGTACacgtttaaatacaaaacaaattgaCAGTACAACTTTCATAAGTTACCTACCAATAAAAagagactagcctgctggccttactgggtttGATAGGAATATTAGCACGAGCTATTTAGGAGCGATATCACACCTGCGCAAATGTATTGTCTAGTTCAGTTTTTTTCCTGCTGAGggaaaaacagaactagacaatATGTAGGACAAGGGTTGGTATAATTTTCCAAATAAAAGCAATCTgggtcccaaatgtcaccctatgggtcctggtcaaaagtattgcactttTTAGGGAAccgggtgtcatttgggacttaACCAATGTTGAATGACACGTGGACCAGTGGCCATATTGGATGTAGTCTTTTTATGAGGCCAAGCCATGAATGGGTGAAAGGGCTTCCTTTCTTTGTCTCTAGGTATTGAAGAAAATTGCTAGGTTCGTCAAGGAGCAGAATGAGAAGATCTACGCTCCTCTGGGACTCCTGCTGACGGACCCAATAGAGAGAGGTCTCAGGGTTGTATCCATTACTGTCTTGGAGGCTCACACAAACAGGGCACATCCCAAATTGCActggtctggtcaaaagtagtgcgctatatagggtataggatgccatttgggaaacactcAGACCTTTCATGAGTACAGCCTTCTTTAATGTCCTGCTGGATCCTAGTTTCCTTAACTAACCCTCTCACCAGGTTGAAATCACCATTTTTGAGGACAGAAGTATTGGCTCCGGAAGATGAACCACACCAAAGGTGAGTGTTTTCAGGGAAATCATTCACCTAATTGAAATGAGCTTTCTTCTCAACCTGCACTCTTATCTGGGGATATCAATGGAAAACTGTACTAAGTTTCACAGCAACCTCACTAAAGTTTCTAAATAATTAGAAAGAATGGAAGAATATTGACTTGTAGATGCTGTCAAATGATATGCCTTGATTCCCCGTGGTTAAGGAGCAGCAATTATAAGAAATGTTATTTCACGATCACAGCTCTTGGCCTACAGCTATAAGCTATCAAGACTACCTTCATAGTATTCTTAATTtgacatttgtttgtttttgctcTCATGCAGGATGGCCTATTTGACCTGGTGCATCTCAATTATCTCACCACACCCATCAATAATTCCTTCTGGATGTAGATGGATGTCTTTCTGGATGTagataattgtttttatttatttcacaaaAGGGATGGGCTATGTGTGCTAGTAACCTATAACCCGCTGAAACAAACACTCCCTGTTTTTacatgtttattgagattatTAATTTGAACATGTGAAAATGTCTTATTCTAgttaaccaataccacacctttAGTATGAATGGTGCCGTTTTCTTTTGTATTGCCATTTTAAACTCTTACTCATTAAAGGTGCATTGTGTAATATCTCCAAATACAAATAGCCTTTAAAGGTGTAGTTCACCCACAGTTTTTAAACCTGTGTTTAATATACCCTCTTTGGTTCACCAAATTTACAACATTAGGAAGATGGTTCCTTAACTTGACAGTTGTCTACgggccaggagaaactgtaatccaCGACAATACATGTTTTTCTACTAAGCCGCTGACACCAACTGGGTGATTCTCACAAAGCTGGCACTTGACTACaagaaataaacacattttccacCACAATTCCTCTAAGAATAGGATCTCTAGTTATCTATTTCAGAATTATTGTTATGTTTATTTATCAGATATTATGCATTTACACAACTACCAATGCAAACATTTTCATTACCGTAATAGTTTTCGAAGTCCCCAAAAAGTAATAGACAAACcaatttctatatatttttttttttacattgctcACCTAATGAAAAGGCCTGAGTTAAACACTGAAAACAAATATATTTCAAATTAAATTATTCATGTGTTTTGTAATTTTTCATTACTGCAACATACAACCTTTTCTGACTCTTGTTTTTTTGGTGATAATTACTTGTTTTTATGTAAACCTATTTGGATAAAGAACAAAAGGCACACTATCAAATTAAGCCAACATTACTAGTATACATTTTACTTTTTGTAATATTTCCTAAATATTGGTTTATTACGGTAATGATAAGTTGGATCCGACGATGAGAATACATGTTTTGGTAATGAGTGTTGCATAGTTTGCAGTTTAAAAACTGTACTGAGCTCTGTTAGATTCATCATCAAAATGTGTCATTTGTCAATCCCAAATGATTTGGGTAATATGAAAATCACTGGTCTTAATACAATTGACTAAAATACCTTAATTTAGCATAAGTACTGTAATTACGTGCATGTATTTTCAAAAGTGAAAGTGGACTTAAGCATAAAAAGGTGACACTTTCTACAGGTAATATTGGTGTATTAGGATGTGGATATGTGTGGTTCTAAGGTATTTTAGATGGGTTTGTAAATTGAATGGCATTTTATGGGCAAATGGCATAGCATGATATGCCAAAAAAAGTATCTGTGGGATATTTACCAAAAAGAGAGGTAAAACAGGTACACATGTCAAAATGCGGGGATATCCTCCTTTAAGTGGCAGGGCTGCTCTTTGTTGAAACAAACTCCAGATTGTGGCTTTAGGTAAATGAAATGGGGTTTACACCCATAATTATTTGATCCTACTTAATCGAATAACTGATGTTTTACCAAAAATCTATACAATAGGTGTAAGCTGTAGTCCTAGTAAATAATTAGTTACCACCACAGCACACCGATCGACTATACATTAAAATGAGGTTATTATCGTTACCGAAATGAAGGTTCTCATTAACGAAAGACCTAAAAGTGATGCGGTAATGAGAGGCACTTAGCTCAGTCTGCTGTCTCCTATTGCTTGCAAATGGACCACATCACTAAAGCCCATTCATGCCTCCATGCTGGTAAGGTGATGGTTCTCTACGTTTTTCGTTTTTCCCAATTTTAGCATTTTTCTCATTTTGGTAATGAGGTCGTCAAGTGTCGTAAAGGGGAGAATAAGATCCTCATTCTGAAGAcctaaataaagattaaattaaCTTGTGTTCATGTAAGGACTACTTCTCTAGATGAAGCATCATGGGTGAATAAAACTTTATACAAAATGAATATAGGAGTTTTTACAGCCATTTGAAAAAgtattacagtaatgagaaacaTGTCCACAGACACTCTTTTTATGTAATAAATATAGTttaatgtaaacttccaactagTACAGCATTTTTATGATTTATCCTCAAACTGCAGAAACATATTGTGTTTATTCAAATAAGTTAGGTTTTTCTAGTAATAGTAGTACCGTTTTATAAAATTACCCAATTTTAATCCGGATGCATTTTGGTAATGATAATTTGGGGTGAAAATGTAAGGCACTATGCCATAAACTAAGCATCTTAGTCTTAAGAATGATTGTTGCAGCTGCATCATGGTTTTATAACTCAGTTTGTTACTGCTATGGTTAAAACTTGTTTCATGAGAATCACCCAACTGCTGACTTGAGCATTAATGACCAAAAACAATGAGAGGGGAATGGGGCATTGCTAGCGCGTTCCAACTTGTGGATTTTTGTTCTTGGAGGTTGCAAACTTAAAACAGTAACAACATTTCAATCCTGATAAGTTTCTGGTTTATGATTTGTTATTTCAGGTATTACTAAATTGTACTCCTCAAAAATCAACAAAGTTCATGCTGAAATGTGACATACTGTACCTTTTTATTCAGCCTCCTGTCATTTTGTATGCCAATTTTCATGAAGAGAACTAATTGAGTTGGTGTGGGTGCACTTTTGGTCACCTTAGCGGGCTATTCAATATGAACTTGTTTCATATGCAACATGTTGTGTGGGTCTGCATAGTATTATGAAGATGTCTGTTCTGTAGTGACGGTTAACCACAGTGTTTTAAGCACACAGGTTACCTGTTATTGCCAATATGAATCAGGTTTTCACATTGGCTAGTTTAATTTATGAATTTGTAAGAAATGGTTCAAAATCACTTACCTAGATCTGACCTCAATATTGTCACTGCTTAGCTTGACTTAATGTGAATTGACAGGAATTGGGACTCCAACCCTGACTGTGGTTTAGCATAATTAAGAAGAGGTTTTAGACTACCCCATATCCTTGATGTTGTCCAATTATGTGTAAATAATTATTGACCACAACACAAAATCACCACAGAAACCTTAAGCATGCTTTGACTCTCAATGGTGTATACGACTGCCTGTTAATTCCTAATTATTGTATTGTTTGATCTTGTTCTTATATGTACTGTATCGATTAATAAACTATTTTCTTGAAAAACCTAAAAAGCCATACTCAATTAAATATAGCATGCATCAAATTGCATACAGTTTTGTTTTTACTAGATCACCTGTGATGGTAGCTAGCTAGACAAAAATGGCAAATGAGTCCTTACCATTTTTAATAGCAGTTAACAATATTCTGCAGTCAATGGCGTAATCGTTCATTAGCAATATAATAAAATGCAGTTTATGGATGTATTCTGCGCCTGCTGATAAGGGGACGCATTTACACAGATGGTACCAGCAATAATTATTTGGAAAGGGCTGGCTACTTTTTCTGTTCTTTAAGCATTGGTTGGTAATGTTGTTTGTGTCTGTTGTGTTCATAGGTTGTAATGCTTTTCAATTCTTTCAACCCCCAAAAATAGCTTGGTAACTTATTACTTAGTAGTGATGGGAAAACAAAGCTTCCTGAAGAATTGAGTATGTCTAGTCAATTGTGTcgaatagagccccacagtggaggtgtcataatacccataaaactgCTAAATGTTTCCAATAATTTTTCCCATAGAATTTTAGAAATATGTAAAATAAGggatgtgttttgtgtaggcaTACCCTGGcttgatgttttgataaccatgtacatttctctcagacaaggtgacttgAAACAACATGTAtgatattttttgtaatttttacCCCATTTCCCTCCCCTCGAATTTTGTGATTACGAtattgtctcatcactgcaactcccggaTGGGCTCgggggaggcgaaggtcgagtcccgttcaactgacgaccgaagtcgGCCGGCAGGCGCCCGGCCTGCCATGAGTCCCCCCCCAAATTTGATGTCATTGTATGTGAAATTGTCAATATTAATATTCTTTGAAATTAATAAATCATGTAACTCCTCCCAGAAAGTGGTAATATGATCACAGGAAAATAAAATATGTTCAGTAGTTTCAATGTCATTCCCACAAAATGTTGTCATTACGCTCTACATTGAATTTCAATGTTAATGTATTTGACGGATAAATATAATTTAGAATTTTTTAAATGGTTCTCTTTGGCCTTGGGTAATATAGAGAAAGACACATATTTTGTTCTTATTTTAGTGGTTACAGATACATTAAAAACAATTGACAGATAGTTCCTTTAACTGTTCTGGGAAGAATTATTTGGAAATAACTTGTCTGATGTATATTGTTACACTTCTTATCCCGCAAACAACAGCCATTTATGTATAAATATAATAACATCCCTTTCATCAGCAGTACAAGACTAGAAGGAATAGCATTTATGAATACAATATTGCTTGGGGCGATAAGGACAGTAATGTTTTATCTTAAACATTATAGCTGAGGATATTACAACTTTCATCTAAAAGATTCAGTCTTTTACAGATATTTTTGTTCATCCATTCTTACATCTCTTAGCACCCgactggcgcagtggtctaaggcactgcatctcagtgctagaggcatcactacagaccctagttcgataacgggctgtatcacaaccggccatgatcgggagtcccacaggggggtacacaattggcccagcgtcgtccgggataggggagggtttggccggggtaggccgtcattgtaaaataataatttgttcctaactgacttgcctagctaaataaaaaaGAAAGACTAAGTCTTGTTACGGTACAGAATACACCTATTATTCCATATCGGTGTGTTATGTGGAGTGAAGTTGTGTTTATATGTGGATTTCCTATATAATAACACTTGTTGGTGAAGTGCAGAAAGTTTCACAGGTAATTTGTTAATATTAAAGTCTAAGCAAGAAATCTATTCCAATATTTTTAAAGATGGACGCAGGGACACAGGCCATCCATATCACAGAGAAAATTTATTTATTGAGtgatttaaccttttatttaactatacggactaccaaaaggcctccagtggggacgggggctgggattaaaaataaaaaatctattataaatataggacaaaacacacatcacaaaaaGAGacgacactacataaagagagacctaagacaacaacatagcaaggcagaaacacatgacaacacagcatggtagcagcacaaaacatggtacaaacatgattgggcaaagtcaacagcacaaagggcaagaaggtaaagacaacaatacatcacgcaaagcagccacaactgtcagtaagagtgtccatgattgagtctttgaatgaagagattaagataaaactgtccagtttgagtgtttgttgcagctcgttccagtcgttagctgcagcgaactgaaaagacgatcgacccagggatgtgtgctttcgggacctttaacagaatgcgactagcagaacgggtgttgtatgtgaaggatgatggctacagtagatatctcagataggaggGAGTGGGGCCTAAGAGGTCCTCAAAATACTAACCACTCTAGTCTCAACATACCATTCATACATTCTAAATCAATTACATTCAAGCCCCCATCATTGTAAGGTCTTAAAACATCACCCTTATGTAGTGAACCTTGTTCTTCCTAATACAATTGACGTTGGTTTGGTTTATAAAAATTATGAGCTGACAGCTAGTGATAAAGCTGGGTAAATTATCCTAGACAAACTTTACATTTTTGTCTGTAAAATTCTTCCAAATATAGATACTCTTTGAAGCCAAATGTTAATAACTTTGGCTTTCAATAAAttgttttcaagatatg
This is a stretch of genomic DNA from Oncorhynchus clarkii lewisi isolate Uvic-CL-2024 chromosome 17, UVic_Ocla_1.0, whole genome shotgun sequence. It encodes these proteins:
- the LOC139370926 gene encoding golgin subfamily A member 7-like isoform X2; protein product: MAETHSLQELQQQAAVASKVYVQRDYNSGKICKFQTKFPSELESRVDKQQFEETMQTLNNLYAEAEKIGGKSYLEGCLACMTAYTIFLCMETHYEKVLKKIARFVKEQNEKIYAPLGLLLTDPIERGLRVVEITIFEDRSIGSGR
- the LOC139370926 gene encoding golgin subfamily A member 7-like isoform X1; the encoded protein is MLYPTQTHSLQELQQQAAVASKVYVQRDYNSGKICKFQTKFPSELESRVDKQQFEETMQTLNNLYAEAEKIGGKSYLEGCLACMTAYTIFLCMETHYEKVLKKIARFVKEQNEKIYAPLGLLLTDPIERGLRVVEITIFEDRSIGSGR